A region from the Sandaracinus amylolyticus genome encodes:
- a CDS encoding TrmH family RNA methyltransferase, with amino-acid sequence MSPIDVALVRALRERATREATGLYVVEGARFAVAAVDARAEVVATVVAPGALRTTMAQMMTRRMRQRGVPELRVSESEPADLASAREPQGVLLVLRQRRVSIEAIRPPPRALWLVIDGVRSPGNLGTALRTAHATGVDGVVMLRGGREGAADPFDPACARASMGAIVSTTVIDADVASLRAFASRTGTRLVAAVPRARHDYRAVSYRGATALVLGSERQGASDAMIDACDLAVRIPMATAMDSLNAAVASAVLLYEAYGQRCPPERRRA; translated from the coding sequence GTGAGCCCGATCGACGTCGCCCTGGTGCGTGCCCTGCGCGAGCGCGCGACACGAGAGGCGACCGGGCTCTACGTCGTCGAAGGCGCGCGGTTCGCGGTCGCGGCCGTGGATGCGCGCGCCGAGGTCGTCGCGACCGTCGTCGCGCCCGGTGCGCTGCGCACGACGATGGCGCAGATGATGACGCGCCGAATGCGACAGCGCGGCGTGCCGGAGCTGCGCGTGAGCGAGAGCGAGCCGGCGGACCTCGCGAGCGCGCGCGAGCCGCAGGGCGTGCTCCTCGTGTTGCGCCAGCGGCGCGTGAGCATCGAGGCGATCCGCCCACCACCGCGCGCGCTGTGGCTCGTGATCGACGGAGTGCGCTCGCCGGGCAACCTCGGCACCGCGCTGCGGACCGCCCACGCGACAGGCGTCGACGGTGTCGTCATGCTGCGCGGAGGTCGCGAGGGCGCGGCGGATCCGTTCGATCCCGCCTGCGCTCGCGCGTCGATGGGCGCGATCGTGAGCACGACCGTGATCGACGCCGACGTCGCGTCGCTGCGCGCGTTCGCGTCGCGCACCGGGACGCGTCTCGTCGCGGCCGTGCCGCGCGCGCGTCACGACTATCGCGCGGTGAGCTATCGGGGCGCGACCGCGCTCGTGCTCGGCTCCGAGCGCCAAGGCGCGAGCGACGCGATGATCGACGCGTGTGATCTCGCGGTGCGCATTCCGATGGCGACCGCGATGGACTCGCTCAACGCCGCGGTCGCATCGGCGGTGCTGCTCTACGAGGCGTACGGGCAGCGCTGTCCGCCCGAGCGCCGTCGCGCGTGA